The genome window aagcagagcaattgggggggtttgaaatatggtgctctgatgagaagagttttgagccaatcagcacctcagtgctaatctacagtatcgggatgccttcacacaccagacattctgtgtcataaagaaaggaggagaacgagtcaggaggacatgttcttccAGCTCTTGTACACAGATAACaattgaattgaatgaccagatgtttacagatgtacaattaatgattgtttttatatttccgatgaacagatatgtgttaaatagtggtgacaaatatattttgtcagatcagattacactttcacactaaacaaaaataaattaattgatattttcagattgataaggtattgaacaataagatatttctaatattataacagacaatgttactatccttaatcattaccaggtcaaatgtacaacgaggaaaccagattaccaggttcccaatccaggtgctactgcatgctaaaTTTAGatagaaaaaacaaatgttctatccactccacttaaatactcagcaggtgatgtagatttaacaaaaaaaggccttaatcactccttttaaacgaactaaaactaattctgcagcaagtttaatgttaaactacgcacatgaacgcaatattagcaactgtttgctgtgccaaaatatgccagaatctatgcattctcctatgtttagcccaattcctttcacgaaagctggtttagtgagctggacatagcatccagaattagcgaggaggctgaggtacaacttttccccatagaatcttaacagtacgagggcctagtctctctcattgttgatacagtaaataaaattacctgcctgacggtttcaaacgaatagatgttttgatttgtccttgaataaagaacagatgttttgattttcccttgaataaagaacagatgtttttgatttttccttcctcaggttgttacaataaaatgtctgacttctccttttcagatttttgaacaaatgtattcgaataaaatgtatgtagtaaagtgccttactcttgaataaatgtattgaagtaaacgtaaagtaatgctaaagattgaggacactgtacctttacagattacagattaatcgattcatcactgtgaatgtataccttaactgtgaatcTTAACTAGATCCCTTATGATTCtgatttatacctcaattggatttcttataatcctacattctaattgtgttttaataagtaattgccttgaagtaaatctttaaagatgtaagctgaatttgaatttgtgtttgataaatgagattaactgagtgataaatgataaaagatcttgtttttgaaacatatattttactattatatttttgtattgcatgtgttattattgtgctttttgacaaaataaatcaaacactgaagaaagatgatttttctattatggttgtctgtatcaaccattgtgattgactgtttcaatcttattctgtttttgatgtaattaatgtaatgagaaatccacacaactctgaggacgttttatttgatttaagtagtgactgaaatattgttagactaatgttaattggttatcaataaattgataaaagcgtggatctgtCAGAGAATATTCTGCTTAGTGTCTGTGCAAGAgagcattttagtctttcacatgggtctgctataacttagagcagggcatAGGTTAAAGGTCCCGCCTTCCTGTTGGGGGAAGTGTGGCCGACTGTGCAGATGACGTTAatagactgtctttgtctctgaaaccATGTGTTGTTAACTATGATCAGAAAGAGGCGCAAACAGAGGCTCCTCCTGGACCCGCTGGGTAGATTTGCGCTGGGTTTTCTGTGTAACGTCAGTGTTGTCGGGGGATTTCTCAAAGAACGTTGTGGAAATGCCTTGGACTCACCCACGGCCGTGATTCTcaattaaactcagtgttttgatataaagcggactccagcctccatttcttccatcaacattgctgaaaaaTAAGTCTCTCTCACAattagtattaatgtggaccggagggagagggtgacgagcataagtttcactttccttttttatttcaattccaactttggtcatgaagaatatgtttctctgttgtccacgttcataaagcaaagcagcagcatcagagcacggtcacggaccagctgcacacaataaaatacagtataacacaacaccaataagacacacggtaacacatggcacaccaacaatcaatcatcgtccagcctcagctttggtattctttcacaaccatgttatgggtttattagactgagcaaacataaacatatgtggtgatcccacgggttcttgtttgcagacagcggcgattggagcatccgtaggctgcacaaaagtccggcatagtcaggtacttctgtaaacacaaagccagcaaattcctgtatcataatgcaagatatttttaacaagccataccacttggaagaaatcatgtgtaacttaagttgtgttgaaaagaaagagcagttctgcctctcccactagtgtaaagttgctgggtcaactttgtaatactaggtctcactgacagcctcttgttattagccagctaataaatacaaccacatacacaaagaaaagctgcaatttcaacatgtccaagcatcctgtatcatagccatgctaatcatgtttataataaaccaaaccgtttgtaaatcagtcaagatttcagtgagttaagagtatttttgtgcagatcactcaccttacaacataccataacgcgaatcagagtaactgttaactgtagcaagatggcggccggtcagctacgctggaaaatctcccatgagccatctagtgtttatatatatctatgcctACACCGGGgcactttctcatttctctaactctcctcctcgactcccctcctcgactcctaggctgcagtcgaatagtccatttagcttaggaaccttcctaaaggagtgaaatgacccggaagtccctcagtggcagccatgataagtgccgttcgaattctctagaatgatgagaatgaaaggaaaggaggtttcaaacttcctttataacctcctttagtttaggaaccactggacctccctaaccggcaggagaagcgaaaatgctgccccacaatgccttgcggccGTGCCATTTAAGGCGAGGGAATATTCggtcgttcacggaaacaaccgatcatGGCGGACAAACGAAGATCATGTAAGTTACCGCTGCTCTCTTAAGCTTTTACATTCTTAAGCCATAACTTGGCAACATGCTTATATGAAATGACTGTTGTGAAATTATCCAGGTAAAGTTAACATCGTACTAAAACCTTTATGCTCAGTTTGCATTAGGCTATTTAATTCTTCGTTTCCTGCGTTGTACCATGCAAGCCTAATAatgatgtatttatttcagTCACAGATGCTGAAACCCTTGCCTTAATTAGTGCAAGGGTTAAGCTGGAGCACATGTTTAGTGGCAAAAGAAATGCTGCCAAATCAGGCTGGTAGTAAGTACATATATTTGTCTgataaaatgttttaataaatgtgCATGGTGAATTAAGATAATTTGTAACTAAAGGCAGGTTGTTAAAGAGATGGGTCTGGAGGGCCAGGTGACTGGTCCACAGGCAGCAAAGAAATGGGACAACCTGAAAACAAAATACAAGGTACAGTAAATCACATGGCTGGGCACTGTGGTGGGTTATTGTTTGTAGATATTATGCTACAGACTTAAACTGGTGACCCCAGCCTCCTATATTAAAATGTGAATTTTCTTAGTTGTTTACACTTGTTAACATTTAAGGCATAAGCAATTACACATTTAGAATTAGTACAATGTTTCGTTTGGTGTGCACTTATATACAaactaagcacttatatactaacaaagggctggcttatctaaagccagttgagtagcacttgaaatgttttggctctatgaaacctgatgtacttatatcattctgttttcttcaaggttgtgtcttcctggtcgaatgcacttattgtcagtcgctttggataaaagcgtcagctaaatgcaatgtcatgtaatgtgATGTTGCGCCTCACTGCCCTTTAACTAACAGTCTGTTATCTGTGTTGTCAATAGGAGTTAAAGAATCCCCCAACTGGGACAGGAACAGACGGGGGAGAAGCCTCAGCAGCTACCTGGCCATGGTTTGAGGCTATGCATGAGGCAATTGGGGGAAGGCCATCAATCCAGCCTCCCACCCTAGTTGCCTCATGCCCGTTGTCAAGCCATGGCCGGACTGCTGCTGAGGCCTCCACCTCTGCTGCTGAGGCCTCCACCTCTGCTGCTGAGGCCTCCTCTGCTGGAGAAGGGCCTGCCCAAGTTTCCCTCAGCAGTGAGGAGGAGCTCGTGCCCTCCACCAGCTCCCAGCCACCAACAAAAAGGCCAAGGCGGAGAAGCAGCGTGTTGGCCTTCCTAAAAAAGCAGGCAGAGAAGGACGAGGCCCGTGATGCTGCCCTCTATGAGCAGAATGAGAGACTTCTGAAAGCGCTCAATGAGCAGAATGAGCGTATTCTCCTTATCTTGTCAGAGCTtgtgaaaaatacaaataaataaatgtttaagtTGATGATTTGGATAACACTCAAACAGTGCTTCAATAAACAAGCACTTTACATAAAAGGGAAAATTACACAAAAGCACCACATGTCATAGCAGCTGTTTCAAATACAATACAACAGTTACTTGCAACAACATTTGTGCTATACATGCCAAATAATTACTGTTTTGTAATGACAACACTACATGCAAAATGACAGACCCAATCCAGTGAAATACATCAGCCAAATGTTTATTTAACAACCAAAAACTTGCCTCAGGGAGCTTTCTAATGTCTACCTTTTAACAGGGAGAAAACATggaagaaacctcagggagagcaacagagcagggatccctctcccaggacggacagacgtgcaatagatgtcgTATGTACAAATAAACATGACAAAAATTCAATATAACGGGGGTGAACATCAACGAAAAAGATGGAGCTTAGTTGCTTCCAACTGGAACATGCTGCTGCAGGAGTAGCAACAATCCAAGCATGGCAACCTGCACCACAAGAGACACATAACGTGCATTAGTAACATGTATTCATGGGGAATGattgcatatttaaaaaaatgaatgatgTAAGAAAGCCATTAATATACTTACTATATAAGGAAATAATCATGTTCATTTAGGTGTGGAGGACGCTCATGTGGGGCTGACACGTGTGCTGCCAGTCTGTCCCTATAGTGCTGACCAGCATGTTCATCCCTCTGCACAGGTCCCTGTGGAGGTAGCAGCACTGGATCCTCTCCCTCAGTTGGCTCCAGGATGTCTCCAGCAGTGAGGCAGATGTTGTGGAGCACTGCACACACTGCTATCACCTTGGGGGAAAAGGTGTGATCCACTTCCAGGGCCTTGAAGAAGATCCCTCTCCACCGTATCTTCATCATCCCAAAAGCCCTCTCTATAACCGATCGGGCTCTGGCATGGTGTCGGTTGAAGCGCGCCTCCATTCTATCCCTCAACGGTTCCCGGTACGGTGTGATGAGGTTAAGAGGTTCCCTCAGGCACGGGTAACCTCCATCCCCCACAATGAAATGGCCAGCTGGTGGGTAACAGCCCCTCACAAACACTGGACTGTTCCTGAGCACCCTGGTGTCGTGGACCGAACCAGGGTAGCCAACAAAAATGTCCAGGAATTTGCCATAGCTGTCACAAATTCCCTGAAGCTGGACAGAGAAGAACAGTTTCCTGTTCAGGTAATCCTGGGCATGGGGGCTATTGGGGGCCTTGATGCGGATGTGGCATCCATCTATAGCTCCCACACAGTGTCTGAAGGCTGGGCTGTTGGCAAGGCGATGAAAGCCATTGCCAACTTCAGCACACTGTGCCTGTGTGGGGAAATGGAtgaccttctccaacagacatAATATTGCCTCACAAATCCTGTGGACAATATCGAAAACTGTGGTCTTGGGCACATCAAAAACCCTGGAGACAACCGAATAGGACAACCCATGTGCCAGCCAGTAGACCACCAGGAGGACCTCCACATGCAGAACCCAGCCATGGGTCTTCTCCCTCCTGAGAAGGGTCATCAGGGCCTCGATGGATTCCCTCGACAGGCGGTAGTCAAATCTAAGATCTTTGGACTCATCCATATAGATGTGTACCACAGGGACATGGTGGTTGAGGTTGGCGTAGGTGTTGATCCTCTCCTGTAGGAGGAGGAGAGGTGTAAATAGTAAAAGgttaaaatacatcaatattgtggctttcctttatttttttaaacaatgaTGCATATGTGTTGTGTAAGGCAAGCACATGGGAGGAGATAGCCTTCAAGTTTGCTATAAATAACCAATACTGGAAATATGTTTGTTGGCTAAACCATAAGACAATTTTCTGTCAAGAAGCCCTCAAAGCTAACTTCACCCAGGTACACAGAAACACATGAAATATACAGGAACAGTTTCAGCTATACTCTTGATAGTATGTGCAATGTAAGCATGCTCTGTAATCTATCATTAAAACCACAGAATCCACTGCACTTACCCCTTGTAAACCTACTGCCAGTCTCTGCAGTCGTGCTCTCCTCCTCTGAATGTTTGCTCTGTTGTTTCGCAACACAGCAGCCACACGCTCCATTTCTGCCATTTTGCTCTGAAACTGTGATACTGCCCACCTGCTCTTATATAGGACACTAATAGGGTAATTGAGCAACATATTATTCAGCTGGGTGATTATTGGTTATTCATTGAGTGCAACAGTGTTGTGCCTGTGGTCATTTGCTAGTAATATATTTGGGTAGACAACTATTTTGTCCCATAACACATCAATAAGCCAATACAGCTTCAAATGTAATTGACACTTTTGGCCATATTTTAATTCAACATGTTATAAACTTAAGAATGGTGATGTACAGCAATACATGTGTAGGTCTAACACGGTTTCCATCAATTGTTTTGTATGTTGCCAGGAGGGTGAGGTGAGTGAGCAACAATTATCAATGTGACAACGATTTTCTTTCACTttagttatttgttttaatttcaACCTTAATGTACAACATATTGTTCGTTGTTGCACACGTTCATAACCCATAaaacaacacaataacagcgtTTATTAATGATGCGCTTATAGTAGTCCGTTTTCGGAAAGTTGTAGttcagcagacgcacattaatggcgtccgctggcgcatcataaacacgtcggatagtgaaagtgcattcggattctctaaagcaccgcagtctcttctcctaagtccttttgaattctcctatccactatcccttaaccccgtgatgtttcactcagaggtcaaggaatagacgatagggttagcacttaggagctgatttttaaactatccgactgcagccctatcctcgagacttagtcccgcccacaggagatgcgagccgaggagccgaggaggggaaccgaggagagaggaggggaagcagcaggcggttagagaaatgagaactcctctcctctgagcagtcattttaaagagacgtccattaatgatgacaggaggcagcagccctctgtctgatggacagatgtgttcatgatgacttatatatttacttttaattcatcacagtgcggtataatgagacaataacaggctacagatgcggacacacacacacacacacacacacacacacacacacacacacacacacacacacacatatattgttatatatatatctatatacaatttcagaatcaaacagagcactctcataataacgtaacactatcagagactggatatatcccccctctctggtcgctacaatgaggaaaataaattacgggccaaaagttttatttacaagtattaaaagtaagcagaggacaccaaaccaactgagacctgtctgtccactgcatctacacacacacactgtaccacacacacgcacctaacagccgttgtgtattttattatggaaGCGGgagtggctatatacaggacggtcctgtatataaggtctctgaaatggctatatacaggacggtcctgtacacaacgccaaatggctatatacaggaccgtcctgtacacagctctctgaaatggctatatacaggacggtcctgcacAGAAGCCCTGAAATGGCTTTTTATGTAGTCTACAGAAATATGGATATAATTGGTGTACAATTAACGTTTATAGCAAGATaaattacaaaaatgtacagcatactacatacaattcaaaagacGGTTTCTCcgatttctaaaataaaaatgccGGCGTAGCCGATAAATGATTTGTGTTGCTTTCAATGCAAAATCACTACACGTCAACGAAATGTCGgcgtttctttaaaaaaaaaaaccttcagtTTTAATAAAACCGAGTAGTCTTTAAAGTATGCAGTGATATCCTTTACAAGTAAAACATTGTGCATTGGAAAATATAAAGTAGAAAATGATTGAAACAACATAAAAAGATAAGCCAAAAAAAAGActgaaatcagcataaaaagctaAGCAATTGGCATGGAAAGAGATTTAATTGCCACAATTTTATATTGAGGGGAAACTCATAATGTTGTCGTGAGAATATTTATCTGTGAATCCTATCCCTACATTACCACCGGCGAAACTTGCttaagcatgctataatagcccGGTCTGTATAGTCATTTGACGTTAGctgcaggacggtcctgtatatagccatttcagatatCTTAtccacaggaccgtcctgtatatagccatttcagagaccttatatacaggaccgtcctgtatatagccatttccaacacactctcactccctaagcgtccaatagcgacgtttggtcagtgtccgtggcgtccaattgtgacgctcctaggctccttcagcgtcataaagggacgcaaatagctttcaactgattgcaatgtattcccatctgcgtcgggatttgacgctcatggaagcacggcattcgtttatgccggctgcccttaaaggcaatgtgagcatccattcccattggataacggagaattttacacccggaagtaagtactcctcttactgtcgattgattttacagtgatatctgcactactcatcgactaaaaaacaccagattatccttgttaattacacaacattgattggtttaaattgtgtgcaatgcttttgtatttttccccttcgattcggagaaacaaatatgttttctgagtaaaggatggcagaagacactacactacccagaatccccagctatcatttggcctacaccatgtgctctgtttgacaaaccccgtttttttcaccattcattccgatggctggcgtctatgtcacgtgatcttcaaatttctccctgcagaaaaagaaaacatggccgaaattcgttttattctgggtgtaaaatgcctattttaaagttagtttggccattaaaatgcgttttgatgtcatttgatgcgagaaatatgagttgttatttcagattatgtgtgcagtggatgtacatgatctttagtttgctagttattaccagtgttgggactatggcgttacaaagtaacgcgttactgtaacggcgttatttttggcagtaactagtactctaacgcattactttttaaattcagtaactcagttaccgttactacatggtgcgttactccgttactgtgttagtttttttatatagtcaacagccaggtgaacagagatgagaactgtacttaagtacagtacttgagtaaatgtacttaaatacttcctgtgtcacatgcggagacgggctgtggtgggtgtgtttgtgttgtttactaacaagactatcatggcggcggcagAGCTCAAGTCTattttctccacctggagatattctcactatttcacttttgtcgagcacaattaaagaacgttttagttaaatgtaagttgtgtcctggcgggtcaaagagcctatctactgcccaaaccagtcattcaaatctcttaaaacatctgcaaaaacaacatgctgggacgaagctagtagctcagaccacagagactcagccgacgccactccacctgcacctgcacctaagcaacagcggctggattttaaccaaggcactgctagccagggaaaagtccataaagccattgcacggtatgttgtagaacacatgcaggctattgctacagtggagtcaccgcTTTCAgagagctagttagcatgatagcatgtccgggcggcacacggcatatgggatggaacactttttccaactacctggagaaagaatatacaacaaTGTAAAGCcggctaatatcgatgctatccagattgcatataatgcatgtcaagttgatcaacagattgtattattctccaatgcaataacagtactgaaatgaaggctataagggcattaatataatgggagcccttttttaagtaactaaaaagttacttttcacagtaacgcattactttttggtgtaagtaatcagtaaagtaactgagttacttttgaaatgaagtaactagtaatggtaactagttactggttttcagtaactagcacaacactggttattacgaagattacttcaggaaattgcgacgttttcattgttaccaaggtggttgctagggacgctgctatcgatattatttctgttatgttgtgtaactgtttaatggtgttatctttattgctacccccttccccgtcaatgtatagtgttggtccacagcctaaacatattagtttaacaaaatccgcatctaaagatacgttatttcccccctgtgcaattccaggctcacatctcagagcacatcgtcattaacaaataccggaaacagaccaaaataataataataccttattccgagtgtgcttgcttttctctttgaaagtcatcacataacggcattgtaatacacggttcggctgcattacatattacatatctgccgtagttctgtatttatagagccctgatcagaagaccttttgacaaactggaagagatgccgccaaaactgaatacgtgacgtggaccataatatatcaacaattaaacaacatcttccatttcttttcacacaatacgtctccttgcagtatcaacactaattcggctgacttttatatttgatccaattagtagatagtctgtatttacaccataacggtgcacagctgatagaaagggacttttttgtagtttttaaagatattactgattttctgaactacctttccaactcctcatgcagttgactgttacaggtctatacaggttcatggtacaatgcataagcttcacatcgagagactgaaactgtattttcctttaccgttctgttttaaactcacaataaagtgaatagtcatattatgtacgatattattatgttttattaactagaccactggtctaaaccgcacctcctagtggttaaagcacgttattgaatgtagttgttgaataagttatatttatttagttattgatgaaaacatttacatattaagagtagcctacatacaaaataggggtcattgatagaaatatagaatggaaaatatcaagaagatactgtagtgatctctacaataaaacagtttagtgcaggacgtccaaagatattaacaggaggatgtgcaaaacagacaaactgataaggctgaattttactcagttgtaactaaagtctgatttaagggttgtttatatttcacatcattaatcagaatctgcaaagtaacaaaaataaatgtagtagagtaaaataccaggttaacctctgaattgtagtggagtagaacaaagtagtacatgctgctgtaacaaaaacatttcccaacttgggatcaataaagtatcttatcttaagatgatcgatggctactgccatatttgctaaatggtcatctgaaccttgacaagtgcatgtttcaggcttatcaattaacaacaggaggggtcacatacataagaccagctgtcatgtggtattaatgctgcccattatggacacaagcaattttcacccatgtattaattatatgttttaaatttgataacaccaatgtgtttcgtgtcccctaaacctccagggaagtatacagtttaatactggcaacttctaattgtgggaaatacgaaaacgtcttttaaaactacatttcccagtagagacgtgccatagaacatgttgcgaaacacacacttGCGAAAACCAgaaagtgtaattctgggggggagggccgggctggagccgtccaagtccagttttggatagtctggcgtggttccattccatttcaaagagctttgacgctcagcgtaaccttgtcgcactgccactccaatatccaatcacagagcttgagggctaatcacggggtttgtaaagcaaggcggatgttgtagtcccaaacgatagctggggattctgggtagtgtagtgtcttcggaaactctgtagtgtctaaactccgaaaaaacgatttgtttctccgaatcgaaggttaaaaacacaaaagcattgtacacaatttaaaccaatcaatattgtgtaattaacaaggataaactgatgttttttagtggatgagtaatggagatatcactgcgtaatcatttgacagtgaggggaatacttccggttttattatgaaaacttcgagaccggaaatactgttttcacccacgctaactttacatggaagttgccccatatacagtacacgttctcctggcgagacctcaaatcatcttcgtatatctatcaaactgtagatcctacacatccactggacgtggattataaaagtacaatatacacttatatataatatatatatataatatatacttatatataatataaatctaataaaaaagcattttaatggccaaactattccacaatttaggattttccagagagggttatttgtgaataaacgaccctccggagcatgttgtttcttacacgaccactagaggggctacactttaaaacgtgtctctgggtcgtatttagcttctgaacaatcgacctgtatggtcgttttttgtaggaggacaggctgggtaattgaggacacaagttatctaaacgactaatgtcatctttatggctttcagaaaggacaggagaccgacaggtgactatcaaaggactagcagcagcagcagcagaagcagcagcagcagcagcagcagcagcagcagcatgatgatgatgatgatgatgatgttaaatgtgttgctttaggaacatccattgcaaatacatggaattcaataaacattgaatagcatatcatgcagtttgtcggtgcctttttctccgtgttgtcctggtttgctgtgctgcctcctagtcgccaccatggtttgctgtgctgcctggggatgctccaatcgctcagagaaaggagtacgactgtacggcttccccactgacacagagcggaggaagcaggagcaatttcacgaccaacagcaaaaaaatatgtgatttatatacaaacactgcatttgcactgtttcacaaaacgaaaaccacaccattaggaaagcttaatgttttgtttaatacaaaa of Pseudochaenichthys georgianus chromosome 3, fPseGeo1.2, whole genome shotgun sequence contains these proteins:
- the LOC139433582 gene encoding uncharacterized protein; this translates as MAEMERVAAVLRNNRANIQRRRARLQRLAVGLQGERINTYANLNHHVPVVHIYMDESKDLRFDYRLSRESIEALMTLLRREKTHGWVLHVEVLLVVYWLAHGLSYSVVSRVFDVPKTTVFDIVHRICEAILCLLEKVIHFPTQAQCAEVGNGFHRLANSPAFRHCVGAIDGCHIRIKAPNSPHAQDYLNRKLFFSVQLQGICDSYGKFLDIFVGYPGSVHDTRVLRNSPVFVRGCYPPAGHFIVGDGGYPCLREPLNLITPYREPLRDRMEARFNRHHARARSVIERAFGMMKIRWRGIFFKALEVDHTFSPKVIAVCAVLHNICLTAGDILEPTEGEDPVLLPPQGPVAMLGLLLLLQQHVPVGSN